A genome region from Nitrosopumilus oxyclinae includes the following:
- the gatA gene encoding Asp-tRNA(Asn)/Glu-tRNA(Gln) amidotransferase subunit GatA, which yields MNLNISALDYIQEVKTGNISAEDFVAKTMERIQSVDDKLHAFLSINDDAIDQARTIDKKIKSGEKVGDCFGMPISIKDNLCIKDSKTTCASKMLENFIAPYDATVISKLKKQDAVFVGKVNMDEFAMGLTTEFSAYGPSKNPWDTERVPGGSSGGSAVSVSALECVASLGSDTGGSVRNPASFCSTVGYKPTYGLISRYGLISYANSIEQIGPLTRTVKDTAFMLNLISGIDPNDNTTINNKNEDYLTGIESGIEGKKIGIIKEMIGEGIDPAVLSATKDAIAKLEGLGAICEEMSLDMVKYSVAAYYTITATEAGSNLARYDNLRYGYDFPLEGYEFNSYISKARRKFGPEVTRRMIIGGFVPSAGQAGKYFLKALKVKSKLTKEVNDAFKKFDFLISPTVPVLPFKLGEKIDDPISLFLVDINTVTANLTGKPAISIPYTISNGLPIGIQLMADSMNDKSLLQAAYALEQTVSLPEVPL from the coding sequence ATGAATCTAAATATCTCTGCCCTTGATTATATTCAAGAAGTAAAAACAGGAAATATCTCTGCAGAAGATTTTGTTGCAAAGACTATGGAGCGAATTCAAAGTGTTGATGATAAACTACATGCTTTTTTATCTATAAATGATGATGCAATTGATCAAGCCAGAACAATTGATAAAAAAATAAAATCAGGTGAAAAAGTTGGGGATTGTTTTGGAATGCCTATATCGATAAAGGATAATCTCTGCATTAAAGATTCAAAAACTACGTGTGCATCCAAAATGCTTGAGAATTTTATTGCACCGTATGATGCTACTGTAATTTCAAAATTAAAAAAACAAGATGCAGTATTTGTTGGAAAGGTAAACATGGATGAGTTTGCTATGGGTCTTACAACAGAGTTTAGTGCATATGGTCCCAGCAAAAATCCGTGGGATACTGAACGTGTCCCTGGTGGCTCGTCAGGAGGCAGTGCTGTATCTGTTAGTGCATTGGAATGTGTTGCATCTTTAGGTTCTGATACTGGCGGTTCTGTAAGAAATCCTGCAAGTTTTTGTTCTACAGTTGGTTACAAGCCAACCTATGGATTGATTAGCAGATATGGGTTAATTTCTTATGCAAATAGTATTGAACAGATTGGTCCTCTCACAAGAACAGTAAAGGATACTGCATTCATGTTAAATCTCATTTCAGGAATTGATCCTAATGATAATACGACAATTAATAACAAAAATGAAGATTATCTAACAGGCATAGAATCAGGCATAGAAGGCAAAAAAATAGGCATAATTAAAGAGATGATTGGAGAAGGTATTGATCCGGCAGTATTATCTGCAACAAAAGATGCTATTGCAAAATTAGAAGGGTTGGGGGCAATTTGCGAAGAAATGTCTCTTGATATGGTAAAATATTCTGTTGCAGCATATTATACAATTACTGCAACTGAAGCTGGAAGTAATCTGGCAAGATATGATAATCTAAGATATGGTTATGATTTTCCATTGGAAGGTTACGAGTTTAATTCATACATTTCAAAGGCCAGACGTAAATTTGGACCTGAGGTTACAAGGAGGATGATTATTGGTGGATTTGTTCCATCTGCAGGACAGGCTGGAAAATATTTCTTAAAGGCACTCAAAGTAAAAAGTAAACTTACAAAAGAAGTCAATGATGCATTTAAGAAATTTGATTTTCTGATTTCTCCAACTGTCCCAGTTTTACCATTCAAACTCGGTGAAAAGATTGATGATCCTATATCTTTATTTTTAGTTGACATTAATACGGTAACTGCAAATCTTACTGGAAAACCTGCAATATCAATTCCCTATACTATTTCAAACGGGTTGCCTATTGGAATTCAGTTGATGGCAGATTCAATGAATGACAAATCATTACTTCAAGCAGCATATGCATTAGAACAGACCGTAAGTTTACCGGAGGTGCCACTATGA
- the gatB gene encoding Asp-tRNA(Asn)/Glu-tRNA(Gln) amidotransferase subunit GatB, with product MTMIGLEIHCQLTNLNSKLFCSCKANYREFQINENICPVCMGLPGSLPRLNQEAVKKATIIAMALNCTTPEKIAFFRKNYFYPDSPKNFQITQLNIYGDTSVGGTGSVMIGDKKIRITRIQLEEDPGRLIYEGSSSKNQITLVDYNRAGTPLVEIVTEPDFETPKEVRDFLNILSDILANLGVADPSLEGAMRADANVSIKGGKKVEIKNIGSFHDLEKAVHFEITRQESLQSRDIEIIQETRHWDDRRKITVSSRSKEEDLDYRYFLEGDIPWVTIDPEIQKKLQTEMPESISSKKERYISKYNIPAQVAEVLSSDKYYSDLFEDAHTDSNAKEVANIITTELMGLVDTREKREASKFSSAHLRELADAIQSGKVSRNSSKNALHEILKTGKDLTTVISELDLGNVSDESELSGIIIQVISEEPQAVEQAKSNPQTINYLVGKVMQKTKGKADPVLTLDILKKQIDVQ from the coding sequence ATGACAATGATTGGATTAGAAATTCACTGTCAATTAACAAATTTGAATAGTAAATTATTTTGTTCATGTAAAGCAAACTATAGAGAATTTCAAATCAATGAAAACATTTGTCCTGTATGTATGGGGTTGCCAGGAAGTTTACCCCGATTAAATCAAGAAGCTGTAAAAAAAGCAACAATAATTGCAATGGCTTTAAACTGCACTACTCCTGAAAAAATTGCATTTTTTAGAAAAAATTATTTTTATCCTGATTCTCCTAAAAATTTTCAAATAACCCAATTGAACATTTATGGAGATACTAGTGTGGGCGGTACTGGCTCTGTTATGATTGGTGATAAAAAAATAAGAATAACGAGAATTCAGCTTGAAGAGGATCCTGGTCGACTAATTTACGAAGGAAGTTCATCTAAAAATCAGATAACTCTAGTAGATTACAATCGTGCAGGCACACCTTTGGTTGAAATTGTTACAGAACCTGATTTTGAGACTCCAAAGGAAGTTAGAGATTTCCTAAATATTCTATCTGATATTCTTGCAAATCTTGGAGTTGCTGATCCTAGTTTAGAGGGTGCAATGAGGGCAGATGCAAATGTATCAATTAAAGGTGGAAAAAAAGTTGAAATTAAAAATATTGGTTCATTTCATGATTTGGAAAAAGCAGTTCATTTTGAAATTACACGACAAGAAAGTCTTCAGTCTAGAGATATTGAAATAATACAAGAAACCCGTCATTGGGATGATAGACGAAAGATTACAGTATCTTCCCGTTCTAAAGAAGAAGATCTTGACTATCGATATTTCTTAGAAGGTGATATTCCTTGGGTAACAATTGATCCTGAAATTCAAAAGAAATTGCAAACTGAAATGCCTGAAAGTATTAGTTCTAAAAAAGAACGTTATATTTCAAAATACAATATCCCTGCACAAGTAGCTGAGGTTTTATCTTCTGATAAATATTATTCTGATTTGTTTGAAGATGCACATACTGATTCAAATGCTAAAGAGGTGGCAAATATAATCACAACTGAATTGATGGGGTTGGTTGATACTCGTGAAAAACGAGAAGCATCAAAGTTTTCATCAGCTCATCTGAGAGAACTTGCTGATGCTATACAATCAGGAAAAGTTTCAAGAAACTCCTCTAAAAATGCCTTACATGAAATATTAAAAACGGGTAAAGATTTGACTACTGTAATTTCAGAACTTGATCTTGGAAATGTTTCAGACGAATCTGAATTATCTGGAATCATTATTCAAGTAATTTCAGAAGAACCACAAGCAGTTGAGCAAGCCAAATCAAATCCTCAAACTATCAACTATTTGGTGGGTAAAGTAATGCAGAAAACTAAAGGAAAAGCAGATCCTGTATTGACTCTTGATATCTTGAAAAAACAAATTGATGTTCAATGA
- a CDS encoding AMP-binding protein, with amino-acid sequence MSEFAFIPTKKQIQESNIFKFMQKYNISSFDELSQKSKNDLEWFWKSVDEDIGIVWDSPYEKILDITKGIAWSKWFVNGKTNIYKSSVEKFAKKTPEKIAYYFESEDGEKSEIPYSELDSKVSKLANGLKSLGVKKGDVIAIYLPMIEEAILSILAAAKIGAVQTVIFSGYSSDSLHVRLKDCNAKILIVSDGFCRKGKTVSQKESIEIALNDTMVEKTIVIPYKGVDEYVESENIIFYNSLVSSQDVICNTEILDSEDSLFILYTSGTTGNPKGVVHTHGGFSVFAGHQSAYLIDTQAQDVLFWPADIGWITGLVWNVYGLLMMGASAVIYDGALDFPTSDRIWKMLSDYNATIFGISPTAVRLFKKNNVEPLKLYQLDKIKNIPTTGEPLDEDSWWWLYEKVGNKKIPIMNLSGGTEIGGAMLSVFPGMKLKPSTVGMPVPGMNLDVVDDDLKSVREKNGYLVIKSPWPAMTRGLLNDDKRYLETYWNRFENVWFHGDFVYVDKDNLWYMRGRADDVINVSGHRMSTAEIEHTIISHDKISDAASVAIPDEITGEAIVVFFVADKKSENIPSSEISDYVSGKIGKLARPKFIFQLSDLPKTRTGKIMRRLLKSKLLGTELGDLSSLENPQVLDEIQKLG; translated from the coding sequence TTGTCTGAATTTGCATTTATTCCAACAAAAAAACAAATTCAAGAATCTAATATTTTCAAATTTATGCAAAAATATAACATTTCATCTTTTGATGAATTATCTCAAAAATCTAAAAATGATCTTGAGTGGTTTTGGAAATCAGTGGATGAGGATATCGGAATCGTCTGGGATTCACCATATGAAAAAATTTTAGATATTACTAAAGGTATTGCATGGTCTAAATGGTTTGTTAATGGAAAAACAAACATCTACAAATCATCTGTAGAAAAATTTGCCAAAAAAACTCCTGAAAAAATTGCATATTATTTTGAATCAGAAGATGGAGAAAAATCTGAGATTCCTTATTCTGAACTTGATTCCAAAGTTTCTAAACTTGCAAATGGATTAAAGTCATTGGGTGTAAAAAAAGGTGATGTCATTGCAATATATTTACCTATGATTGAGGAGGCAATATTATCTATTTTGGCAGCTGCGAAAATTGGTGCAGTTCAAACTGTAATTTTTTCAGGATATAGTTCGGATTCTTTACATGTGAGATTGAAAGATTGTAATGCCAAAATACTAATTGTATCTGATGGGTTTTGTCGTAAAGGAAAAACTGTATCACAAAAAGAATCAATAGAAATTGCATTAAATGATACAATGGTTGAAAAAACTATAGTAATTCCATACAAAGGAGTGGATGAATATGTTGAATCTGAAAATATTATTTTTTATAATTCCCTTGTATCCTCTCAAGATGTAATTTGCAATACTGAAATTTTAGATTCAGAAGACTCTCTTTTCATTTTGTATACTTCTGGAACTACTGGTAATCCTAAAGGGGTAGTTCACACTCATGGTGGATTTTCTGTATTTGCTGGTCACCAATCAGCATATCTTATTGACACTCAGGCACAAGATGTATTGTTTTGGCCTGCTGATATTGGTTGGATTACAGGGTTGGTATGGAATGTTTATGGATTGTTGATGATGGGGGCAAGTGCTGTAATTTATGATGGGGCATTAGATTTTCCTACATCTGATAGAATTTGGAAGATGTTATCTGATTACAATGCAACAATCTTTGGAATATCTCCAACTGCTGTAAGATTATTTAAAAAAAATAATGTTGAGCCTTTAAAATTATACCAGTTAGATAAAATAAAAAATATTCCTACAACAGGAGAGCCATTAGATGAAGATTCCTGGTGGTGGTTATATGAAAAAGTTGGTAATAAAAAAATCCCCATTATGAATTTGTCTGGCGGTACTGAGATAGGTGGAGCAATGTTATCTGTATTCCCTGGAATGAAATTAAAACCTTCTACTGTAGGAATGCCGGTACCTGGAATGAATTTGGATGTAGTTGATGATGATTTAAAATCTGTACGAGAAAAAAATGGCTATCTTGTTATAAAATCTCCATGGCCTGCAATGACACGTGGTCTACTAAATGATGATAAAAGATATCTGGAAACTTATTGGAATCGATTTGAAAATGTTTGGTTTCATGGTGATTTTGTTTATGTTGATAAAGATAATCTTTGGTATATGCGTGGGAGGGCAGATGATGTCATTAATGTCTCAGGTCATAGAATGAGTACTGCAGAAATTGAACACACAATAATTTCACATGATAAAATATCTGATGCTGCATCTGTAGCGATTCCAGATGAAATTACTGGTGAGGCAATTGTTGTCTTTTTTGTAGCAGATAAAAAATCTGAAAATATACCTTCTTCTGAAATTTCTGATTATGTCTCTGGAAAAATTGGAAAATTGGCAAGGCCAAAATTTATTTTTCAATTATCTGATTTGCCAAAAACTAGGACAGGAAAAATCATGCGTAGATTGCTAAAATCCAAGTTGCTTGGAACTGAATTAGGTGACTTGTCTTCTTTGGAAAATCCTCAAGTTTTAGATGAAATTCAAAAATTAGGTTGA
- a CDS encoding pyridoxal phosphate-dependent aminotransferase, producing MKFVVDQQVEDIEMPENLKLNTFLQEFHSDCPHPECSFGFYGFAFGQSPFPVPKLIQDALIKNADKGEYAAVPGIPELRSAISKYNKHYFGMDVAPERIYVGPGTKELIFNLLEILHGTVILPTPAWLGYLPQIRFLKKNYHMLPTRANKKISPNDLRKLALRLQDRQKILILNNPNNPTGLLYDELELEEIADVCKEQNITVISDEIYALTTYNFSKFVSMGKIYPEGTFVTNGLSKSHAAGGYRLGYVIFPQHAIDLRRQFKKILATEYTAVSTPIQHAAVAGFEISSEIDEYFVVTRNIHQIMGEYTYHRLIAIDGVKATRPDATFYLLADFNSFTIDLQKMNIDTSQKLSESLILHPYHTAIVGGDSLVLERTDFSARIAYVDYDGATVYRNYLKNKPVSSSEKTEFVKNNAPKIVAGLDMIADFFVNIKKDNLLKSESVKSSMVSPN from the coding sequence ATGAAATTTGTAGTTGATCAGCAAGTTGAAGACATTGAGATGCCTGAGAATCTCAAATTAAACACATTTTTACAAGAATTTCATTCAGATTGCCCTCATCCTGAATGTAGTTTTGGATTTTATGGATTTGCATTTGGACAATCCCCATTCCCTGTTCCTAAATTAATTCAAGATGCATTAATCAAAAATGCTGACAAAGGGGAATATGCTGCAGTTCCAGGCATCCCTGAATTAAGATCTGCAATATCGAAATACAATAAGCATTATTTTGGAATGGATGTAGCTCCTGAAAGAATCTATGTTGGTCCAGGTACTAAGGAATTAATTTTCAATCTGCTGGAGATTTTACATGGAACTGTAATATTGCCAACTCCTGCATGGCTAGGGTATCTTCCACAAATTAGATTCTTGAAAAAAAATTATCACATGTTACCTACTCGTGCTAATAAAAAAATATCTCCAAATGATTTGAGAAAATTGGCATTACGATTACAAGATAGACAGAAAATTTTGATACTGAATAATCCAAATAATCCTACTGGATTGTTATATGATGAATTAGAATTGGAAGAAATTGCTGATGTGTGTAAAGAACAAAATATTACGGTGATCTCTGATGAAATTTATGCTCTTACTACCTATAATTTTTCTAAATTCGTTAGCATGGGGAAAATTTATCCTGAAGGAACATTTGTAACAAATGGATTATCAAAATCCCACGCAGCTGGTGGGTATAGGCTCGGATATGTCATTTTTCCACAACATGCAATTGATCTAAGACGACAGTTTAAAAAAATACTTGCAACTGAATATACTGCTGTATCCACACCTATTCAACATGCTGCCGTAGCTGGATTTGAAATTAGTAGTGAAATTGATGAATATTTTGTAGTTACTAGAAACATACATCAAATAATGGGGGAGTACACATATCATCGGTTAATTGCAATTGATGGTGTAAAGGCAACTCGACCGGATGCCACATTTTACCTTCTTGCTGATTTTAATTCATTTACAATTGATTTGCAAAAAATGAATATTGACACATCGCAAAAATTATCTGAATCATTAATTTTACATCCATACCATACTGCAATTGTAGGTGGAGATAGTCTTGTTTTGGAGAGAACTGATTTTAGTGCAAGAATAGCATATGTGGATTATGATGGTGCTACAGTTTATCGAAATTATCTTAAAAATAAACCTGTTTCTAGTTCTGAAAAAACAGAATTTGTAAAAAATAATGCTCCTAAAATCGTTGCAGGTTTGGACATGATAGCAGATTTTTTTGTAAATATTAAGAAAGACAATCTACTGAAATCAGAATCTGTGAAAAGTTCTATGGTTTCTCCAAACTAA
- a CDS encoding SHOCT domain-containing protein has protein sequence MNKIRNGSYSIAIISLILFTNPAFAELSSLNVNDELFVKGDQIVFSGIVEKESSGLVTIVVRDQNEQFVLLSQANINHDNTFEKSVIINEQFENNGVYTANGFILNMTKGITAEFVVSSEDAPREINNKSNENPNNYEQSNEYANIKEPEPVVKKYPSYADFVDPSKDPSHYIERYYSETTYKSWFDKNYPNLTIEETVGFTDNIKEIKSKVHEIIPEAQASSMVESVEKSDNNSDIAQISLAVAALGILFGAVYGVKRQVDNNSKQILINKDTIRRKIFHPIVRTNPMNIIQTRLAKGEITLEEFESLRSKLN, from the coding sequence TTGAACAAGATTAGGAATGGATCTTATTCTATAGCAATTATATCATTAATATTATTTACAAATCCTGCTTTTGCAGAACTTTCTAGTCTAAATGTTAATGATGAATTATTTGTCAAAGGCGACCAAATAGTATTTTCAGGAATAGTTGAAAAAGAATCATCAGGTTTAGTTACAATTGTAGTAAGGGATCAAAATGAACAGTTTGTTTTGCTATCACAAGCAAATATCAATCATGATAACACATTTGAAAAAAGCGTAATAATTAATGAACAATTTGAAAATAATGGAGTTTACACAGCAAATGGATTCATCCTTAACATGACAAAGGGAATAACTGCAGAATTTGTTGTCTCTTCAGAGGATGCACCTAGAGAAATAAACAATAAATCAAATGAAAATCCAAACAACTATGAACAATCAAACGAGTATGCAAATATCAAGGAACCCGAACCGGTTGTCAAGAAATACCCAAGTTATGCAGATTTTGTAGATCCTAGCAAAGATCCATCACACTATATTGAAAGATATTACTCAGAGACAACATACAAGAGTTGGTTTGACAAAAACTATCCCAATCTAACAATAGAGGAGACAGTAGGGTTTACAGATAATATCAAAGAGATAAAATCCAAGGTTCATGAAATAATACCCGAAGCCCAGGCATCATCCATGGTAGAATCAGTTGAAAAATCAGATAATAATTCAGATATTGCACAAATATCCCTAGCTGTGGCAGCTTTAGGGATATTGTTTGGAGCAGTATATGGAGTGAAAAGACAAGTGGATAATAATTCCAAACAAATTTTGATCAATAAAGACACAATTAGAAGAAAAATTTTTCATCCAATTGTTAGAACTAATCCAATGAACATCATACAAACAAGATTAGCTAAAGGTGAAATCACTTTAGAAGAATTTGAATCATTAAGATCAAAATTAAATTAG
- a CDS encoding sensor histidine kinase — translation MLPIKHTLFIVSGVSSFIIFYMGVVNFLTSVDEGTGMILLVFSVFVATGTLLGTVHISTSITKPIQKLAKNMSEFSKTNKMSNKYQIKTNVKEIFELNENFESMGGKVEKTIEVQNEYVQKLKDMDRKKVEFSSMVSHELKTPLVPILGYVQMLQKEELLGKLNEGQKDAVDEIYTSTIKLEKLIGDILTTQKLDLGKLIFNEEDIDVSELLYGLIKEFDPIATEKKIELTANFNEDINIHSDKDRINQVFSNLIKNAIDYVPPNTGCVEIGIKNEVKHVEFFVRDNGVGISDNNKKELFKKFYQVDTSSKRKKGGSGLGLAICKGIVEGLGGEIWVESEENVQTTFFFNIPKKPVNSSINNITSRKQEINI, via the coding sequence ATGCTCCCAATTAAACATACATTATTTATCGTTTCAGGAGTATCAAGTTTTATTATTTTTTACATGGGTGTTGTTAATTTTCTAACATCCGTGGATGAAGGTACTGGAATGATATTGTTAGTATTTTCAGTATTTGTGGCGACAGGAACATTGCTCGGAACAGTCCATATCTCAACAAGCATCACAAAACCAATACAAAAATTAGCAAAAAATATGTCTGAATTTTCAAAAACAAATAAAATGTCAAACAAATATCAAATCAAAACAAATGTAAAAGAGATTTTTGAATTAAATGAAAATTTTGAAAGCATGGGTGGAAAAGTTGAAAAAACAATCGAGGTACAAAATGAATATGTACAAAAATTAAAAGATATGGATAGAAAAAAAGTTGAGTTTTCATCAATGGTATCACATGAACTAAAAACCCCCCTAGTTCCAATCTTAGGTTATGTCCAAATGTTACAAAAAGAAGAACTACTTGGAAAGTTAAATGAAGGACAAAAAGATGCAGTAGATGAAATTTATACATCTACAATTAAACTAGAAAAATTAATTGGAGATATTCTAACAACACAGAAATTAGATTTAGGAAAGCTAATTTTTAACGAAGAAGACATTGATGTTTCAGAGTTACTGTATGGATTAATTAAAGAATTTGATCCAATTGCAACTGAGAAAAAAATAGAATTGACTGCAAATTTTAATGAAGATATCAATATCCATAGTGACAAGGATAGAATTAATCAGGTCTTTTCTAATTTAATTAAGAATGCAATAGATTACGTTCCTCCAAATACAGGATGCGTTGAAATTGGAATAAAAAATGAGGTAAAACATGTGGAATTTTTTGTTCGAGATAATGGTGTAGGAATATCCGATAACAACAAAAAAGAATTATTTAAAAAATTCTACCAGGTAGATACTTCATCAAAGAGGAAAAAAGGAGGAAGTGGTTTAGGTTTAGCAATTTGTAAAGGTATTGTAGAAGGTTTAGGAGGTGAGATTTGGGTTGAAAGTGAAGAAAATGTTCAAACTACATTCTTTTTTAATATTCCAAAAAAACCCGTCAATTCATCAATAAATAATATAACATCTAGAAAACAAGAAATTAACATTTAA
- a CDS encoding response regulator: MTNKDISKLKQREELENLEILIIDDNEQITKMLTTFLELKEHKCTVANDGKEGLSLIKENRHDVILLDLAMPEFDGYSVIDDLEKNNMLKDHKIIVFTASTITQEELDSIVKRGVSSYILKPIDIDILLSKLVETAKL; the protein is encoded by the coding sequence TTGACCAATAAAGATATATCAAAATTGAAGCAAAGAGAAGAATTGGAAAATTTAGAAATTTTAATTATCGATGATAATGAGCAAATTACAAAAATGCTCACAACATTTCTAGAGTTAAAAGAGCACAAATGTACCGTGGCAAACGATGGAAAAGAAGGACTATCATTAATTAAAGAAAATCGTCATGATGTGATTTTACTGGATTTGGCTATGCCTGAATTTGACGGTTATTCAGTCATAGATGATCTTGAAAAAAATAACATGTTAAAAGATCATAAAATAATAGTCTTTACAGCATCTACAATTACACAAGAAGAATTAGACAGCATTGTAAAGCGTGGTGTTTCATCATACATCTTAAAACCAATAGACATTGACATTTTACTATCAAAGCTTGTAGAGACTGCAAAGTTATAA
- a CDS encoding TrmB family transcriptional regulator, whose product MTVTETVEEGLFQTENPIHELQRMLVRYDLTPNQAKVYLFLSKIGIKTASEISKALKIPRTETYHLLSTLQQKGIIFSVFGKPTKFNAVGLDESLEILINNEKNRLNELEAGKSSLIKLWNIIPKYGESEDESQENKFQSLQGRNSILGKLEQMIKESKENILVLGTDADFKRFYFTEFTELLNKTKSDLRILTDHQADTSNIFESIEPKKIKKIDDKNREDFCFIIKDNSEVIFFISNNKVKDMLAVWTDSNAFVTTLRSLFSLMWKKSHHIDETDAESLLGSEITYEHRLREIEQEKMILNYLQENFKLLDSGRSSN is encoded by the coding sequence ATGACAGTGACTGAGACAGTGGAAGAAGGGTTATTTCAAACAGAAAATCCAATTCACGAACTACAACGAATGCTTGTGAGATATGATTTAACACCAAATCAAGCTAAAGTATACTTATTTCTAAGTAAAATAGGAATTAAAACTGCATCAGAAATTTCAAAAGCACTAAAAATTCCAAGAACTGAAACATATCATCTTTTATCAACTTTGCAACAAAAAGGAATAATTTTTTCAGTTTTTGGAAAACCTACAAAATTCAATGCAGTTGGGCTGGATGAATCGTTAGAGATTTTAATTAACAATGAGAAGAATCGATTAAACGAACTTGAAGCAGGTAAAAGCAGTCTCATTAAATTATGGAATATAATTCCAAAATATGGTGAAAGTGAAGACGAATCGCAAGAAAACAAATTTCAATCACTGCAAGGTCGAAATTCAATTTTAGGTAAACTAGAACAAATGATAAAAGAATCAAAAGAAAACATCCTAGTTTTAGGAACTGATGCGGATTTCAAAAGGTTCTATTTTACTGAATTTACAGAATTATTAAACAAAACAAAATCAGACCTTAGAATATTAACAGACCATCAAGCTGATACATCAAATATTTTTGAAAGTATTGAACCTAAAAAAATTAAAAAGATTGATGATAAAAACAGGGAAGATTTTTGTTTCATAATTAAAGATAATAGCGAGGTAATATTTTTCATCAGTAACAATAAAGTAAAAGATATGCTTGCCGTATGGACTGATTCAAATGCATTTGTAACAACATTAAGATCATTATTTAGTTTGATGTGGAAAAAGTCACATCACATTGATGAAACAGATGCTGAATCATTATTAGGTTCTGAAATTACTTATGAACATAGATTAAGAGAGATTGAACAAGAAAAGATGATATTAAATTATCTTCAAGAAAATTTCAAATTGTTGGATAGTGGGAGAAGTTCAAATTGA
- a CDS encoding A24 family peptidase C-terminal domain-containing protein, translated as MFETLTNYDIIGISLALLMLILGSIIDVWKREIHDYYWIVFGSTGFLLVFISSDITSNLWTMGFALIIAPFVILVWRIGMFGGADAFALIALAVIAPMATFTDSPISPFTTLSNAAVLFTIPFFINIIRNGVSKIKGEDIFDGFEETDFKKIIAILIGYKAKNPKFAFSIEKTENGKKKFDLIMHHAENQEYCITPNTWITPGIPYLLLITGGFIIQLAYGDIILGRLLGL; from the coding sequence ATGTTTGAAACATTAACAAATTACGATATAATTGGAATCAGTTTAGCACTTTTAATGTTAATTTTAGGTTCAATTATCGATGTTTGGAAAAGAGAGATTCACGATTATTATTGGATTGTGTTTGGAAGTACAGGATTTCTCCTAGTCTTCATTAGTTCAGACATAACATCAAATCTATGGACAATGGGATTTGCGTTAATCATTGCACCCTTTGTGATATTAGTTTGGAGAATCGGAATGTTTGGAGGAGCTGATGCTTTTGCATTAATTGCATTAGCAGTAATTGCACCCATGGCTACATTTACAGATAGCCCCATATCGCCATTTACGACTCTATCCAATGCAGCCGTGTTGTTTACAATTCCATTTTTTATCAACATTATTAGAAATGGGGTATCTAAAATTAAAGGTGAAGATATTTTTGATGGATTTGAAGAAACAGATTTTAAAAAAATAATTGCAATATTAATTGGATACAAGGCAAAAAATCCAAAATTTGCATTTTCAATAGAAAAAACTGAAAATGGTAAAAAGAAATTTGATTTAATCATGCATCATGCAGAAAATCAAGAATACTGTATTACACCCAATACCTGGATTACCCCTGGAATACCATATCTGTTACTGATTACAGGCGGGTTTATCATCCAATTAGCATATGGAGATATTATACTAGGTCGACTATTAGGCTTATAA